In Corylus avellana chromosome ca2, CavTom2PMs-1.0, the following proteins share a genomic window:
- the LOC132169562 gene encoding uncharacterized protein LOC132169562 — MVFCDSFASVGDLFEASWLCIGDFNSVLDQSEKLGGRHVASSSHYPFRSFIDRFGMIDIGFAGNPFTWCNNRQGMDTIKERLKLLLPKIISPLQSAFVPKRNIQDNTILAHELLHTFKSKRGKGGYMFLKMDMEKAFDRMEWEFLVYYGKIGVQPHLDLLD, encoded by the exons ATGGTGTTCTGTGACTCTTTTGCCTCTGTTGGTGATCTTTTTGAAGCCTCTTGGCTGTGTATAGGtgattttaattctgttttggaTCAATCTGAGAAGCTTGGTGGGAGACATGTAGCTAGCTCTTCCCACTACCCCTTTAGAAGCTTCATTGATCGTTTTGGTATGATTGATATAGGGTTTGCTGGAAATCCTTTCACTTGGTGCAACAATAGGCAAGGAATGGATACTATCAAGGAAAG ACTGAAGTTGCTTCTTCCCAAGATCATATCTCCTCTACAATCTGCTTTTGTTCCAAAGAGGAATATCCAAGACAATACGATTCTGGCTCATGAGCTCCTTCATACTTTCAAATCCAAGAGAGGCAAAGGTGGTTACATGTTTCTCAAgatggatatggagaaggcttttgATAGAATGGAGTGGGAATTTCTCGTCTATTATGGAAAAATTGGGGTTCAACCCCATTTGGATCTCCTGGATTAG